The proteins below come from a single Pandoraea apista genomic window:
- a CDS encoding YybH family protein, translating into MVETYPAHGDEAAIRAINAAWLDAVRNKKVGTLLEHYDPDVVVFDVMPPTEHRGHEAYRRLLEGWFGHTVGPIHFEVTQWRLLHAGDLAFSHSVNVVRNTGPDGQTHGATVRATVGYRKTQGRWRVVHEHASVPMTLAP; encoded by the coding sequence ATGGTGGAGACGTATCCGGCACATGGCGATGAAGCTGCCATTCGTGCAATCAATGCGGCATGGCTCGACGCCGTGCGCAACAAGAAGGTCGGCACATTGCTCGAGCATTACGACCCCGATGTCGTGGTGTTCGACGTGATGCCGCCCACCGAGCATCGCGGTCACGAAGCGTATCGCCGTCTGCTCGAGGGTTGGTTCGGCCACACGGTTGGGCCAATCCATTTCGAAGTCACGCAATGGCGTCTCTTGCACGCCGGCGATCTGGCGTTCAGCCATAGCGTGAATGTCGTGCGCAACACCGGTCCTGACGGACAGACGCACGGCGCCACCGTGCGCGCGACGGTGGGCTATCGCAAGACACAAGGTCGTTGGCGCGTGGTGCATGAGCACGCCTCGGTACCCATGACCTTAGCGCCGTAA
- a CDS encoding TetR/AcrR family transcriptional regulator: MTEQDTTTGPVRTTYRHGDLRRALLEAGVALARDGGPDAVILREATRRAGVVPNAAYRHFANRQDLLDAVRSAALAELALAIEREMAAPGMASLDAAARARAGLRAVGMGYLHFARAQPGLFRTAFAPSENVRSEATPEKAGASGLNPFQLLGAALDGMVSAGIISAAQRPGAEYLAWAAVHGLAVLVIDGPLRDLPADQVDALGQRLVAMVERGL; the protein is encoded by the coding sequence ATGACAGAACAAGACACAACGACCGGGCCGGTGCGCACGACTTACCGGCATGGCGATCTGCGCCGGGCGTTGCTGGAAGCGGGGGTTGCGCTCGCGCGCGACGGGGGGCCCGATGCCGTGATCCTGCGTGAGGCCACGCGCCGCGCGGGGGTCGTGCCCAATGCGGCGTACCGCCACTTTGCGAATCGTCAGGATTTGCTCGACGCGGTGCGCTCGGCGGCGCTGGCCGAATTGGCGCTCGCTATCGAGCGCGAGATGGCCGCGCCCGGGATGGCGTCGCTCGACGCCGCCGCACGTGCCCGCGCCGGTTTGCGCGCTGTCGGCATGGGTTATCTGCACTTCGCCCGTGCGCAGCCGGGTCTGTTTCGTACGGCGTTTGCGCCGTCGGAGAACGTGCGCTCGGAAGCAACGCCGGAGAAAGCGGGCGCGAGCGGACTCAACCCGTTCCAGCTACTGGGCGCGGCGCTTGACGGCATGGTAAGCGCCGGCATCATCAGTGCGGCACAGCGGCCCGGCGCGGAGTATCTGGCGTGGGCCGCGGTGCATGGCTTGGCGGTGCTGGTGATCGACGGTCCACTGCGTGATCTGCCTGCCGATCAGGTCGACGCGCTGGGCCAGCGGCTCGTGGCGATGGTCGAGCGCGGCCTGTAG
- a CDS encoding LysR family transcriptional regulator yields MHQLDAMRIFVRVTETGSFTQAADSLGLPRASVSNAIKQLETKLGTRLLHRTTRRVQLTQDGLACLERCKDLLADMEEWETMFVARDEALSGRLRVDLPATLARTTVIPQLPAFLAQHPALRVELSSTDRRVDLVREGFDCVLRVGALVDSTLIARPLGHMRQINVASPAYLKQYGVPRTLDDLRSHRLIHYTTTLGTRPAGWEYFDGERYTQWPMDGVLTVNNADAYQAACVAGLGLIQAPEGGMHAHLADGSLQEVLPEYQAEPLAVTLLYANRRHLPRRAQAFMNWLADLLTPRLTQR; encoded by the coding sequence ATGCACCAACTCGACGCCATGCGCATCTTCGTGCGCGTTACGGAGACCGGCAGTTTCACGCAGGCCGCCGACAGTCTCGGCCTGCCGCGCGCCAGCGTTTCCAATGCCATCAAACAGCTCGAAACCAAGTTGGGCACGCGGTTGCTGCATCGGACCACACGACGCGTACAACTTACGCAGGACGGTCTGGCATGCCTTGAGCGATGCAAGGATCTGCTCGCCGACATGGAGGAGTGGGAGACGATGTTCGTGGCGCGCGACGAAGCGCTCTCGGGGCGCCTGCGCGTCGATCTGCCCGCCACGCTTGCGCGCACGACCGTCATTCCGCAATTGCCTGCGTTTCTGGCTCAGCATCCGGCGCTGCGTGTGGAACTGTCGAGCACGGACCGACGCGTGGACCTCGTGCGCGAAGGGTTCGACTGCGTGTTGCGCGTGGGCGCCCTCGTCGATTCGACGCTGATCGCACGCCCGCTCGGTCACATGCGTCAGATCAACGTGGCGAGCCCGGCCTATCTAAAGCAATACGGCGTGCCGCGCACGCTCGACGATCTGCGCAGCCATCGATTGATTCACTACACGACGACATTGGGTACGCGTCCGGCCGGTTGGGAATACTTCGATGGCGAGCGCTACACGCAATGGCCAATGGACGGTGTGCTGACGGTGAACAACGCAGACGCCTATCAGGCGGCGTGCGTCGCCGGCCTTGGGCTGATTCAGGCGCCCGAAGGCGGCATGCATGCCCATCTGGCCGATGGCTCGCTACAGGAAGTGCTGCCTGAGTATCAGGCGGAGCCGCTGGCCGTCACGCTCCTGTACGCGAACCGGCGTCACCTGCCTCGGCGTGCACAAGCGTTCATGAACTGGCTCGCCGACTTGCTGACACCGCGTCTGACGCAGCGTTGA
- a CDS encoding SDR family NAD(P)-dependent oxidoreductase, translated as MTRKIVLITGGSRGLGRASALAAARRGIDVILTYRSHRAEADAVVAEIVKQGANAVALPLDVSESSQFAPFAAEIQRVLREIWRRDTFDFLVNNAGTGLHSAFAETTEAQFDDLVRIHLKGPYFLTQTLLPLIADGGRILNVSSGLARFSLPGASAYAMMKGGIEVFSRYLAKELGARGIRANTVAPGAIATDFNGGTVRDDQGVNQKVAANTALGRVGEAEDIGDMVAALLGDETGWINAQRIEASGGMFV; from the coding sequence ATGACCCGCAAGATCGTTCTCATCACCGGTGGCAGCCGCGGCCTGGGCCGTGCCTCGGCACTGGCTGCCGCCCGTCGCGGTATCGACGTCATCCTTACGTATCGCAGCCATCGGGCCGAAGCCGACGCGGTGGTCGCCGAGATCGTCAAGCAGGGTGCGAATGCGGTGGCCTTGCCGCTCGACGTGTCGGAGTCGTCGCAATTCGCTCCGTTTGCCGCCGAGATTCAACGCGTGCTGCGCGAAATCTGGAGACGGGACACGTTCGACTTCCTGGTCAACAACGCCGGTACGGGCTTGCACAGCGCATTCGCCGAAACGACGGAGGCGCAGTTCGACGATCTGGTGCGTATCCATCTGAAGGGGCCGTACTTCCTGACCCAAACATTGTTGCCATTGATCGCAGACGGTGGCCGCATTCTGAATGTGTCGAGCGGTCTTGCGCGCTTCTCGCTGCCGGGGGCGTCGGCCTACGCCATGATGAAGGGCGGTATCGAAGTGTTTTCGCGCTATCTGGCCAAGGAGTTGGGCGCGCGCGGCATCCGCGCCAACACGGTGGCACCGGGTGCCATCGCCACGGACTTCAACGGCGGCACGGTGCGTGATGATCAAGGGGTCAATCAGAAGGTCGCGGCGAATACGGCACTGGGGCGCGTGGGCGAGGCCGAGGATATTGGCGACATGGTGGCGGCGCTGCTGGGCGACGAAACCGGCTGGATCAACGCTCAGCGTATTGAAGCGTCGGGCGGCATGTTCGTTTGA